The Brassica napus cultivar Da-Ae chromosome C1, Da-Ae, whole genome shotgun sequence DNA segment AGATTACATATGCTAGAACATAAAACAAGTAAATCACAATCAAAAGTtaacgaaaacaaaaagaacaaagaaaaattttTACATAGATTCAGAGAAGATCAAATATGGTTGATAggcagaaaaaaataaagaagaaagttgaagaagagaagatagaaCGTCAATTGTTAGGATAAACAAAATAGGTATTATTgtaatttacttttttaatcatttaataTAATCAGTTAGAAAAGGTAAATCAATCTTCACGATTATCTTTTGGCTATTGgcaaaggtaaaaaaaaaaaaaaaattggtaattTGCCTTTATTATAGGCGAACAGGGAAAATGGAAGGCGGAAGATTCGAACCCGGGCGgagaggagaaagaagatatACAATAGCCACTGCACTAAAGAAACTCGCTATACAAACTGCCCctaaaatacttataaaccTTGGCGCCCCAAGCGTTTGCTTTATGGGCTTTAGCCCTGGGCCGGGCCTGAATAGAGTACAAACTCATAACCAAACCTAAGACCCGAAATTTGAAAAGGCATTTACAGATCTGATAAAAAAGTAATGCTGCTATCGTTCTTCTTTCCCTTAACCCCTTTCACTCCTGATTCTCCTGGCAAGCTGAATATCCTTAAGCATGAACGTAACCCTTCTGGCATGAATGGCACAGAGGTTCGTGTCTTCGAACAGGCCAACCAGATAAGCCTCAGCTGCTTCATGTAATGCCGTGACGGCGCTTCTAAATAACAAGTCTGGAGGGGAAGCAAGCAGATCAAAAAGTGACACCCATCTCCTTTTTTCTCGAAAAGGGCGTGTTACCATCAACATCTCAAGACACACATCGCATACCTACATCTCCACTCACCCATAACCCAAATAAAAATCCGAATAAAATTACCCAGCAGCACCAATCTGTccaaaaatcatatatttgtaCTATGCTAAACCCAAAGTCCATAAACTCGACATaacactccgaataaatataatttaatcttAACACGTAACAAATATGATACCTAAAATACTCAAAAAACATACAATGGTCCTAACGAGGTGCACATTCGCTGCCCACAAACAAGCCAAAAACATCACCGAGAAAGTGCTTGGTATCACCGTCcatagacgatttatcgacTTCTCCAGGCTACGGCCAAATCGGTCGAATAAAGCTAGCCGTAACCTCCATACAATATGGCATACATAAGCACATCTTTGTATTCGTCTCAAACAAATTTTACCTAAGAATTTCAagtgaaacaatcaatgttgaatcATCTAATAACCTATTTCCAATTTAAGCAACAAACCTAAATAACTAATCATGCAAATGCCAAAAATGACTCAAGACAGACTAAATTCACAAAGACCGAACATATTAGAACTAAACTATATTTATTCGAAATCCTAGACCGTGTGCGAGAAATTCAAGAAATCCTTCACCTTAGCCAAGATTAAAGATGGATCAGAAATGCTCGGTTACTGATATGTTTTGTCCAACAAGACTTGGCTTACACTTTAGAAAGAATTACAGTGAAGGATGAACATAACTCTAGAACTTTGGTTCAAAATCTTCAAAAATTCGGCTTTATCCTGGATACTCGGGTTCCAATACCCATGGATTCGTTGTTTGTTTACTGGCTTCATATAATTCAGAAAATACTAGTTTTCTCGAAGCCAACACAAAGCGGCTTTTCATTCCCTTGTTTAGCTGTAACCCTCGTTCACCTAAAATAGAAAAAGGCGACATCTCTTATGTCAATGATACCAAAGAGATTAAATGAATGGAATTGGGATATGGATTTATGGATGGAATCAAATTCGCAGTATTTACAGAGGTCTACGAATCTATTCTAACTCTCAACGAATTCAAGGAATTTATATGTTTCCacaaataatttaagttcaATTTCGTAGTCAATCTTATTTCTGATAgaatctaaatttaaaattgaatctAAATTTTTCCATTATTTACATTTCATGCCTGTAATAGTGTGAAAGGACACTATAGCTTCAATTCGATTCATTCTTAACAGCGAGTGAGTTAAGCCTCTAAAGTTTGATAACTCTTCCCCTATCTCAATAAAGTTTATAAGAACATCTCGAGAACAGGCCATTCAACAAGGAGATTCTGAAATGGTGGATGCTTGGTTTGCTCAAGCCGCCTAGTATTGGAAAAAGTTTGTAACTCACTTGCTTGCTAAAGGTAGTTCGATtcaaaaagcattttccggAACAAGAGTGAAAAGGCTGCTGACCAGGTTGATCCATTTTTCGAGGACTGTCCATGAGCAGCCCAAAATCTAAAACAAGGTGATTGCTAAAGAGAATTACTAAATAAATGAGTATTTCCTCTAGATGGACGAAGATCCGCATGCTGGATCCTCTACTATTGCTTTGCTTACTACGCATGACATGACACGTTTAAGGTTTGTGATACCAAGATTAGAGCACCCTCACGCAAATACCCAACTTGggtttcctatttttttttttttgctgatttaaaaaaaaaaaaatttaaaaatgaaccaATCGCAGGCCGCCACGTATCAGTGGGGTCCGCGAAACAGTACAAAAGACGTCCCTTATTTCGCGACAGAAGACACGGTCTCCCCCTTTTTGGTGGGGCCCACACCACCTTTTCCCTTAAAAACCCACCTTGCATCCCCCTTTAATCATGATCTTAGTAgcaagacaagtaataaatgaGATATCACTGAACTATCACGGTTAGCAACACGGGCTTCATCGACTATGACTAACGGCAATGGCATGGCTCGGTGATGTTGGTTGTGGTGCCGTGGTGGTGGTATCATAGATGGCTCCGGTTTTGTTCATATCTTTTCCACGTCTTAACCTCTCGGCTCCACTGTATATCTCCCATGAAAGCATCATTGGTTATCATATCAATGGCTTATATTTTGGAGAGATTACTTGCAACCAAAGAAATAGTGAACTAAAAGTACTTAACCTTCTCGGCTTTCCCAACAATCTCCATAGTACGGGCTCGATATGTAATGATAACGAGGACGCGTCGGTGGCCCTCCCACAGCACAGCATATCTCCGGTGGATTACATAGCTCCGGCTCATGTGGTTGGTGGGGATGGAGGCCATAGATCCGGTGTAGCACGTCACTTCTCCACATCTTAACTTCTTGTTTCCATTACTTAACTCCAACTATAGCATCAATGGTGGCTCTCAATTCCCATGACGGTGACTCCGATCAAGGATGGTGATGGTAGTGACTCATGGTGGCACACGGCTAATCCCCATCGAGTTATGGATCAAACGATAGGTGGTTTGTGATGAATGGTGGCTTGGCGTTGCTTCTCCTTCTGATGGTTAAATATTTCAAGCATCTCTATCACGACGTCCATGGTGATAAACGATACAACATGAAGGTTAAGGAGATGGATAACGATGATAGCACAAGGCGGTAGAACATGATAGTGGCGGCTCTTTCACAATGTGGATTTTTTTTAAGGTTTATGGAAAGGATATATACACGTTAATATATATTGGTTTGCAAAAAGGTTTggtacaaaataattaatatacaaaaGCTCAGTGCTTTTCTGATACTTTATGATCTCTTTCAACGCCACATTTCTTGGACGAACCCTGTCCCTGTGTGGTTTTTTCACTTCTTCAGTGGCGGGAGCGAATTTCCTTAAAGCTTTTGTCACGAGCTGTGTTAAGACTCCAGGGATGAAATTTTTTGACCTACAAACTGGCTCATACACTCTACGAATTCATCAACCTAAATGAGAAagtataaatttgtaaaatcatggagttaagaaaaaaaaacttggaaaacatagaaaataaaCACAAGTAAGGATGTTAATATGGCCTGGGCGTTTAGGTCCTTATCTATTGAAGTTTTGTAACTTGAAACCCATTTATGCGCTTACCCGTTTAAGCCTGTTTAATATAATTGGGTTTtagatgttttgtttttttggtaaaatactGTTTAAACACTTGGGATTTTTAGTCAGACCCTTGGATTGAGTATATTCATTTAACGTTcttcataaataaattatgataatgtttgttataaatcattaagtgGATGACCCATAACCAAAACCAGAAGATAAGGTCTAGTCGGCCAGATTGGCCCAGTTTCCTTTTCCATGTTTTAGTAGTTTTACTAATTCTAGTTGGAATAGgtttttgtactctttccatatttctaTACTTTGTAATCCCTATATAAAGGGACCTTCTGATACATTAATAACAGACACAATTTCTCCAtacttttacaacacgttatcagcacgattgttCTCTGCAATCTAAAGCTAAAAGTCCGACCtgtaaaaccctaaaaacccaAACTCACCGGCGACCAAGAAGCCTCCACGGCTCTTTCCTTTTCCGGCAAAACCCTAGCCGAATTTCCTTTTTCTCGGCAATCCAAATTTTCCTTTTTCCAGTGAAGCAATCCAACCAAGCCACCAGCAATAGACGATCCGATCAGCTCAGCCCCTAGGCGTTCCCTGTTCGCGTCCGACGTCCTGAACCAACTCGCGTCCATTCGTGTGCAGCTCGAGGTTCATCCGTTCATCTTTTGGTGGTCCAGTTCAACCCTACAAAACAAAGGTATACCGATTAATCTGAGAACATaatgatcaaaccctaaaacccctaatccattattatggaGATCTGATTGTTcttgatgaaaccctaaaagactATACCTTAAAACTGATCATCTTATGACCACTAGTTTGAAATCGATTCCTTAGAACATGttgattgttttattgattgttCTGATCTGAATTGAAGAAACCCTAAAAGTctggaatcgaaaccctaaacctaaagtTTGAATCCGGTTTTAATTGCTCTTGTTTGTTTGAATAATTGATGATCTAAGGttttaggattgatagattgattgaataaTCTAATCTCGAATTTAAATCcgaaaggccttgaaaccttgatTTCATAATACTAAAACTGGCTGCTTATATTGTTTAAATTGAAACCCTAGACTTTATATATTGTTGCATAATAGAAACCAATTGTTAAGGTTGTTTGCATAACATATAAAGCtgaatgatattattaattgCATTCTCGACCAGCATGATATATAGATTGCATAACTTGTATAGTTTGCATCATGATAttatatggccgtgtggcctaatcTCTTTGTTACATATAGAATCATAAACTAGGATTGTTCGCACCATGGTCAAGTAGATTTCATATGGTCGATACTATTGATAGATTTATGGTCTCATAAGACTTGATTACGGCCGAGATTCTTGTTTGTCTTACGgtcacatgatcacattgtgaaaccctaaaatctgattgataatgtgattcagatgtcgaaaatctcaaatCTCAAATCTAGActatgcagcccttaatctctctggagataactacttgcaatgggcgctagatacaaagatcaaCCTGAGGTCaaagggactcggtgatactatcatcgagGGCAACAATGAGAATGATAAGAATTGATATAGAGCGATAAGTATAATACGCCACCATCTCATTGAaagtctaaaagatcagtacctTACCATGGAGAATCCACTAGACCTTTGGACCGCTTTACAGCGgcgatatgatcaccagaaaatgGTGTTACTACCAAAGGCTAGATATGAGTGGAAGAATCTCAGATTCatggactataagtctgtggatgaaTACAATTCAGTATTTTTTAAGATAGTTTTAATgatgagactttgtggtgaagaaGTAACCGAGAAAGAGTTACTTGATAAGACCTTCTCCACATTCCATTCCACAAATGTGTTGCTGCAACAGcagtatagagagagaggcttcgccacatacactgatctgatctcgtaCCTACTTCTGGCCGAGGCTAATAATGAactcctgatgaagaacagtgttggggtcaaaatcggtcacgacggaatcaatgtctgaaagtccgtaaaaatcggcatgaacgttttaacgaaaaataaatcttccgaaaagatttattcttacgaagagccctgcggaagaaacacgagacatcggagaaaagcccgaaaaaggtcgcacggtcgctacgtagcgaccgaggtcgagccaagctcggtcgccacgtagcgaccgagcacacgtcccgcttggtcgcaacgtagcgaccgagcgtccgtcccgcccggtcgctacgtagcgaccaaggtcgagccaagctcggtcactatgtagcgagcgagcgttcgtcccgctcggtcgctacgtagcgctcaagccaagctcggtcgctatgtagctaCCGAGCATCCTTcccggtcggtcgctacgtagcgaccgagcatccgtcccgctcggtcgctacgtagcgaacgagcgtaCGTTccatagcgaccaagctcttccgaaacgtcgatacgacacgaatccatgcattctcgtctacccttcgatgctgtctcccgaagaccgtagcgaacccatttcatgttttccgccatttgaagtcatcaatcaaactttacgataaaaaccgcggaaagttcatttttatcgaaagaagtcgtaataaatgCTTCAAGTCGAAAggcggcccaaagggacctaaggcatgactcgaagcccaccttacgatttcttaaccagcagcccgtaaaccgtgggATGGTTTAGGCTTGGTtcacaaggaaagataaatgtcaagttttcgcAGATagatacgaaattttgaagataattacgaagatccggaaaaatggaatatctccaattTTAGGCTATGActgcttaagggcagaaggggaaaaacgtaaaccgacctaggagcgagtatataaggagtcctatgcgagaggcatgagggacaactttttagactcagaactctcggcactcagaaactctgaggcattattctcgacatcctctgtttccatgactggcacccgattaccagacgaacgtgcacaagcagttcgatctcttggttcactcttgaactacgttcggcttgatcctcgaaaggggtacgtaggcagcctttcataaggttcagtccgaaatcaaccAAAAAcctttttctgtattttcttcatcttttgctatcgagctgcgagtcaactaggtttgagcttttaggccgctagaactaggtaactcgctgacagcctttgcggccaaagcttttatgatctcttgtaatgatcgcaacgctctcacgcggactcgaaataagatctcatgttttctctaaactcgtttgttatcttttcatgatttctgcatatatttggtcacttgccattggctctcgcagagatccgggacctctgggaaattagaggttttctagtttcctaatttaaacgtaaatcgacagtgcgaatttcggttcccacaaacagtgagatgagacctccCGGATCAGCACCATTACCAGAAGCCAACAAGGCtgaacaagaaaagaaagatcccaaagaaAGCAACCACGTCTATAATGAAAGAAGATCACACGGAAAAGGACGTGGTGGGTACAAGGGACGTGGTGGTCGTGACAACTACCCGTACGGCCGTGGGCATGGAAACCACAATAATCGTGGTTGTGGTTCCAGCTATGGCCGTGGAAGAGGCACTTTTGGCCGCGGTCGAGGCGGCATATCCAAGCCTTCTTACTCTACCAAATCCGTTTGTCACAGGTGCGGGATGAGtaaccattgggccaagaattgtAGAACCCCTAAGCTTTTATGTgaactctatcaagagagtcttATGAACAAGAACCGGAAAGCCCATATGGTTCATGATAACGGGTATGATGCCGATGATGATTTCGACCATGAAAAGGATGACCTTATGGATCATGAGACTTCAGATTGTCTCAAAGACTAATTCGacatcttgtttgattgttttatgattGCTTTGagttctattttataaaagttttataaaagtCTCTGAGAttataaatcttattatatatataatgaaagatgagatgagtatacttgtggtggatagtggaTCAAGTCACACAGTtcttagagacaaaagatatttcataaatctcacaatgcaaagtgcCAATATACATACTATTGCGGGTGTAGCCAGCCTTATTGAAGGCCACGGCCAGGCATACATACTAATGTCTAAGGGCACTCATCTAGAGATCAAAAATGCCTTATATTCCCCCAGCTCTAAAAGgagcttattgagtttcaaggacATAAGGTTAAATGGTTTccaccttgaaacatgggaagaaggaagtAAAGAGTTCCTTAACATTATTTCGATCACCCAAGGCAATAGAAAGATCCTAGAAACTATACctgcaatgtctactggtctatactatgcaaagatcagtatgatcgaggctaatgcctgcgaaaatttcactctatggcataaccggcttggccatcccggtacTAGTATGATGCGAAAGTTGATAATGAATTCTCAAGGGCACACATTCAAAGGAGTTGTCCCAAATAATCTCAcatgtgtagcatgtacacaagggaaactcattactaggccatcaccagccaaagttaataagaaaatcataaattttctggaaaggattcagggagatatatgtggaccaatacacccaccttgtgggacatttagatatttcatggtcctaattgatgcatcgaccagatggtcgcacgTTTGCCTACTATCCACACGAAATTTAGCATTTGCAAGGCTGCTTACTCAGATcataagactgagagcacattttccagattttcctttaaagactatacgtctagacaatgctggtgagttcatgtcccaggcgtttaatgagtactgtatgtccatgggggtaagtgtggaacactccgtggcacatgtacatacacagaacggcttggccgagtCTTTTATTAAACGCATACAGCTGATTGCccgaccattactcatgaggtctAAACTcccggtatcagcatggggacatgcagtattacatgcagcagaactgatttgcatcaggccatctagtgagcatagatattcactATCCCAATTACTCAcaggtcatgagccagacgtgtcccataTCAAAATATTTGGATGTGCTATTtatgttccaattgctccaccacggAGAACTAAAATGGGACCACAGAGAAGGATGgtaatatatgttggatatgactcCCCAACCATTATAAAATATCTTGAGCCAACCACATGTGATTTAATTAAGGCCAGATACACAGACTCACactttgatgagtccacatatccgaccttagggggagataacagcctgttggtaaaagaaatagaatggtctCGACCGtcaatatcttggcaagatcctcggactaaagaatgtgatatggaagtccaaaagattatacatctacaaaagctagctaattagTTACCAGATTCATTTGTTGACCCGAAtagagtgactaagtcatacatatcggcttgtaatgcaccaataagaataGAAGTCCAGTAAGGACAaggtcaagttgctacagaatCTAAacaacgtttgaaacgtggtagaccgattggttccaaagataagcaACCTTGGAAGTCAAAGaaaggtgctggatccgaggGCATTAAGGAAACCGTCCATGACATTGATGGACCGGCCGTGCCGACCAAACAGGTCGAGCCGAGTGGGCCGGCCATACCAACTGAACCGGTTGGACCAATTGTGCCATACAATGAGGTTCGGGACACTGAACTTCATGGTACACCAGGTCCGGATAATCAAGAGATCTcgatcaattatataatgtctagaacacaatggaacagaaaagatatcaacgtcgatgatatatttgcatacaaggtagcactttaGATCATGGATatagatgaggatctagaagcCACGTCCATATATGAGggcactcaacgatcagattggatcaaatggaaagaaggtataaacgtggagttataATCATTAAGGAAAAGAGGCATTTTTGGCCATATAATTGTGACACCAAgtgatgtcaaaccagtgggatacaaatggatctttgtgaggaagagaaatgagaaaggagaaatagtgagatataaagcacggctttttgcacaaggattctcacataGATCAGGAATAGACTATGAGGAGACTTACTCctctgtggtggatgcaactacattaCGATTTTAATCAGCCTGACCATAAAAGAAAACTTAGATttacgcctaatggatgtagtgactgcatatttatatggtccagtggataatgaaatttatatgaaagttccagagggtattgagcttaaagataagaaaggttctcgagaacagcaTTGCATTAAGCTGAATAAAGTCTTGTACGGTTTGAAACAATcgggtcgaatgtggtacaatagattatCTGAGTACCTAGTAAAAGAGGGCtataagaatgatccaataagtccatgtattttTATCAAGAAATTCGACAACAAGAGCTTTGTAATCATGTCGGtatatgtggacgacctgaatatcATAGGAACCTCTGAAGAAAttttccaaacagttgaatgtctaaagaaagagtttgagatgaaagacttaggaaaaactaagttctgtttgggactACAACTTGAGTATGTAAacaatggaatccttgtgcatcagttggcatatacagaaaagatactcaagaaGTTTAATAAGGACCAGGCTCATCCGTTGTCGagtcctatggtcgtgaggtctctcGACCCAGAGACAGATCCGTTTGGACCCAAGAAGAAGGACGAGGAAGTACTCGGTCCAGAAGTGCCAtacctaagtgccattggaGGTTTAATGTATTTGGCTAGCCATACTAGACCAGATATTTGTTTTGTCGTGAATCTATTATCTAGATTTAGCTCTTGCCCAACTCAGAGGCACTGGAATGGAATAAAACATTTGTTTAGAtacctgcaaggaacaaaaAATCTTGGTTTGTTCTATACTAACCGGCCAAAGGAGAGTTTGGTCGGATATGCTGATGCATGATACTTATCTGATCCACATAATGCTAGATCTCAGACTTGATATGTTTTTATACATGGTGGAGCTGCAGTATGTTGGCAATCCACGAAACAATCACTTGTCGCCACATCTTCCAACCAtgctgttggggtcgaaaacggttacgatgaagttaacgtccaaatccccgcaaaatacaagtatgtcttttcgcaacaaatcatgctcggtcaagagaacgtcgcaacgtatgttctcgagataaagcttcgttcaaattctatttagatcaaacataagccatcggaaacatacccagaccggttacggataggtccgagtatgacgatctgaacacggacgaaccaagctcggtcattacgctactaccgcacatgcacgctgtccggtcgctacgtagcgaccgagcgtccgttccgctcggtcgctacgtagcgaccgagcccaagccgaagctcagtcgctacatagcgaccgagcgtccgttccgctcgatcgctacgtagcgaccgagctcttccgaaacgtcgatacgaaaTTAGTCCATGCTTTcttgtctacccttcgatgctatctcccgaagaccgtagcgaacccatttcatgtttctcgccattctaagtcatcgatcaaactttacggtaaaaaccgcggaaagttcgttctttatcgaaagaagccgtaataaatgcttcgagtcagaagacggcccaaagggacctaagacatgactcgaggcccaacttacaatttcttaaccaacagcccgtaagccgcatgacggtttacgcttggttcgcaaggaaagataaatatcaagtttccgcggataaataagaaattttgaagataattacgaagatcggaaaaaatggaatatctccatttttatgctatggcggcttaagggcagaagaggaaaagcataaaccgacctaggagccagtatataaggagtcctaggcgagaggcatggaggaggacttttctcagagcaaacttagcacttagaggaATTAGGCATATTTTCCgcttttgttattcgagctgcgactcaactaggttattgccgtcttagggttttagaactaggaatctcgccgacagctctcgtagcccaggctcttaccttgttgtaattcagaataagatctactttgctctcttttcgatttcttatactttatcgttgttattcttgtgttctgattgcttggcgtgtggtattagcagatatccgggacctctgagaaattagggctttcctagtttccttatttaaacggaaatcgacagtgtgaatttcggttcccacagtttcgcgcaagaaggaggggggtacggatcaatctaactctcaaccacatcacgctcaaccagacatgtcaactgacgacgcgaataacgtgcagactcctcttaacggaagcaGTGGCACTGACCTCCACACTCacgcagcggacgtatccggggccaacgcaccagccaacgccgcggcgctcgaggagtttaaaaagatgttcgccaccttcgaaaaaaggtcggaagaacatgaTAAGCTCGTAaacaccttgaccaaacaagttgaaactttaacggcgAGGACTCAAGCAATCCGCCCCtgcggaaccactaaagttcGCGGGAAAAGacaggcctggagccgc contains these protein-coding regions:
- the LOC106448129 gene encoding uncharacterized protein LOC106448129, with protein sequence MRPPGSAPLPEANKAEQEKKDPKESNHVYNERRSHGKGRGGYKGRGGRDNYPYGRGHGNHNNRGCGSSYGRGRGTFGRGRGGISKPSYSTKSVCHRCGMSNHWAKNCRTPKLLCELYQESLMNKNRKAHMVHDNGYDADDDFDHEKDDLMDHETSDCLKD